In Romeriopsis navalis LEGE 11480, one genomic interval encodes:
- a CDS encoding WD40 repeat domain-containing protein gives VWSVAFSPDGKRIVSGSRDATLRLWDAQTGQPIGQPLKGHSNPVLSVAFSPDGKRIVSGSWDKTLRLWDAQTGQPIGQPLKGHSNSVWSVAFSPDGKRIVSGSSDKTLRIWPGDWSGLMRLACDRLQYHPLLNAPETVVSGELIQVGRDAKAACDARPWLEARQPTPQPSWWEKTVDWVAGLWR, from the coding sequence TGTCTGGTCTGTCGCCTTTAGCCCCGATGGCAAACGCATTGTCAGTGGCAGTAGGGACGCGACGCTGCGCCTCTGGGATGCACAAACCGGACAACCCATCGGGCAACCGCTCAAAGGACATTCAAATCCTGTCTTGTCTGTCGCCTTTAGCCCCGATGGCAAACGCATTGTCAGTGGCAGTTGGGACAAGACGCTGCGACTCTGGGATGCACAAACCGGACAACCCATCGGGCAACCGCTCAAAGGACATTCAAATTCTGTCTGGTCTGTCGCCTTTAGCCCCGATGGAAAACGCATTGTCAGTGGCAGTAGTGACAAGACCCTGCGCATTTGGCCCGGTGATTGGTCCGGCTTGATGCGTTTGGCCTGCGATCGACTCCAGTATCACCCATTGCTAAATGCACCAGAAACCGTAGTCAGTGGAGAATTAATCCAGGTTGGCCGGGATGCGAAAGCCGCCTGCGATGCCCGCCCCTGGCTAGAAGCACGTCAGCCAACACCGCAGCCATCATGGTGGGAGAAGACAGTGGATTGGGTCGCCGGATTATGGCGGTAG